A region of Halococcus sediminicola DNA encodes the following proteins:
- a CDS encoding DUF7839 domain-containing protein yields MSKNTDDADGSSVLQSKRNATRYQILVQIAERQPAVSQREIADAIGVTAQAVSDYLLDLVEQEYAIKHGRGRYEVTKEGVDWLMSQTDELHEFVQHVSEDVIGQVETETAIAKTAISEGETVSLTMQEGVLRALSGDVGNATAVAVTDANADRDVGITNFDGVVDYDVGTVTIVSVPHVENGGSATVDPDLVSDYVDTHELIATAGTEALAAVRTASFEPHIRFGTVAAVREAAMKGLDVLLLATTNVLSAHTDELREGNISYEVVDAAEE; encoded by the coding sequence ATGTCGAAGAATACTGACGACGCCGACGGCTCCAGTGTTCTCCAAAGCAAACGCAACGCCACCAGATATCAAATCTTGGTACAGATTGCAGAGCGACAGCCGGCGGTAAGCCAACGGGAAATCGCTGACGCTATCGGTGTCACTGCCCAAGCAGTGAGCGATTACCTTCTCGACCTCGTCGAGCAGGAATATGCTATCAAACACGGCCGCGGCCGATACGAAGTTACCAAGGAGGGGGTTGACTGGCTCATGTCCCAAACCGATGAGTTGCACGAATTCGTCCAACACGTTTCTGAGGACGTCATTGGACAAGTGGAAACCGAAACTGCCATCGCAAAGACGGCAATCAGTGAGGGCGAAACCGTCTCACTCACGATGCAAGAGGGCGTATTACGAGCACTGTCTGGCGACGTCGGCAACGCAACTGCAGTTGCAGTAACGGATGCGAATGCTGACCGGGACGTTGGCATCACGAATTTCGACGGGGTCGTCGATTATGATGTAGGGACGGTGACGATTGTTTCGGTTCCTCACGTCGAAAACGGAGGAAGTGCAACAGTAGATCCCGATCTGGTATCCGACTATGTCGACACGCACGAACTGATTGCGACCGCCGGCACCGAAGCGCTAGCCGCAGTCCGCACAGCGAGCTTCGAACCGCATATCCGATTCGGTACTGTCGCTGCTGTACGGGAGGCGGCTATGAAAGGGCTAGATGTCCTACTGCTAGCCACAACGAACGTCCTTTCAGCGCATACGGACGAGCTTCGGGAAGGAAACATCAGCTATGAGGTAGTCGATGCCGCTGAAGAGTGA
- the cbiT gene encoding precorrin-6Y C5,15-methyltransferase (decarboxylating) subunit CbiT — protein MSRVSLPHEAKAGPTKPEVRAVLLSKLDLGPTDHFTEVGSCTGAVTVEAARRAGRVTALERKPERLETTRKNLSANDVNGVKFREAEAPDGLPDDADVLFLGGSRNYETVLDHAVETGIDRVVMNVSRLEIAGAAAEAFRERDLLDEIVQFQVSHGYDLAGATSFDSDNPVYMLVGGTGEVAADGGTQ, from the coding sequence ATGTCCCGCGTATCGCTTCCACACGAGGCGAAGGCCGGTCCAACGAAACCGGAGGTCAGAGCCGTCCTTCTAAGTAAACTCGATCTCGGACCGACCGACCATTTCACGGAGGTCGGCTCGTGTACCGGAGCCGTCACGGTCGAGGCGGCCCGGCGCGCCGGTCGGGTCACTGCGCTCGAACGAAAGCCGGAACGATTGGAGACCACTCGGAAGAACCTCTCCGCAAACGACGTCAATGGCGTGAAATTCCGCGAAGCAGAAGCACCCGATGGGCTGCCAGACGACGCGGATGTGTTGTTTCTCGGCGGCAGTCGAAACTACGAGACGGTTCTCGACCACGCGGTCGAAACCGGCATCGACAGGGTAGTCATGAACGTCTCGCGGCTCGAAATCGCCGGCGCGGCGGCTGAGGCGTTCCGCGAACGAGACCTCCTTGATGAAATCGTCCAATTTCAGGTGAGTCACGGCTACGACCTCGCCGGCGCAACGAGTTTCGATTCGGACAACCCGGTATACATGCTCGTTGGCGGGACCGGCGAGGTCGCGGCAGACGGAGGAACCCAATGA
- the cobJ gene encoding precorrin-3B C(17)-methyltransferase, whose amino-acid sequence MNTDDTIDNDASTEPETNCGSNSAETESRSNCGASTETDGGVTSAASTDDSVSKCGGSSESSESNCGASKKEKTDEKVASTVDDFDADPGRFVAVGLGPGQAEGMTQRARAALMAAEHIVGYTTYIDLLPAEVIESADDLYDTPMCGEVSRTEEAIDRALAGNDVAIIGSGDPNVYALSGLALEILESKGATASMVDFEVVPGVPAAQSCGARLGAPLVNDTVSISLSDHLTPMEDIESRLHAVAGEGFTVAIYNPWSRKRRENFEACCEILLEHRAPDTPVGIVHGAGREDEEVEIVELGELEELGETDLIDMTTTILVGNEETYVWDDRMVTPRGYESKYDY is encoded by the coding sequence ATGAACACTGACGACACCATCGACAACGACGCGAGTACCGAACCCGAAACCAACTGCGGTTCGAACAGTGCCGAAACGGAATCGAGATCGAACTGCGGAGCCTCGACAGAGACTGACGGTGGCGTCACGAGCGCCGCGAGCACCGACGACAGTGTCTCGAAATGCGGTGGCTCCTCTGAATCGTCGGAATCGAATTGTGGCGCATCGAAAAAGGAGAAAACCGACGAGAAGGTCGCCTCGACGGTCGATGACTTCGATGCGGACCCCGGCCGGTTCGTTGCGGTCGGTCTTGGACCTGGACAGGCCGAGGGAATGACCCAGCGCGCCCGTGCGGCACTCATGGCGGCAGAACACATCGTCGGCTACACGACGTACATCGACCTCCTGCCTGCAGAAGTCATTGAATCAGCCGACGACCTCTACGACACGCCGATGTGCGGCGAGGTCTCCCGCACTGAGGAGGCAATCGATCGCGCGCTCGCGGGCAACGACGTCGCCATCATCGGCAGCGGCGACCCAAATGTGTATGCGCTCTCTGGACTCGCGCTCGAAATCCTCGAATCTAAAGGCGCGACGGCGAGCATGGTGGATTTCGAGGTCGTTCCGGGCGTTCCCGCCGCTCAATCCTGCGGCGCACGGCTCGGTGCTCCCCTCGTCAACGACACTGTGAGCATCTCGCTGTCGGATCACCTCACGCCGATGGAAGACATCGAATCACGGCTTCACGCCGTCGCAGGCGAGGGATTTACCGTTGCAATCTACAACCCGTGGAGCCGCAAGCGTCGCGAGAACTTCGAGGCATGCTGTGAAATCCTGCTGGAACACCGCGCACCCGACACGCCCGTGGGCATCGTCCACGGCGCGGGCCGCGAGGACGAGGAAGTCGAAATCGTGGAACTCGGCGAGTTGGAGGAACTCGGCGAGACCGACCTCATCGACATGACGACTACTATCCTCGTCGGCAACGAGGAAACCTACGTCTGGGACGATCGGATGGTGACGCCACGGGGCTACGAGTCGAAATATGACTATTGA
- a CDS encoding ferredoxin, translating into MTIEYQVRLDRDACDGIFACLVRDNRFTEASDGLATIDTDGSANGDDELTARFADERIEDARQAARACPVGAINVTAVDDE; encoded by the coding sequence ATGACTATTGAATACCAAGTCCGACTTGACCGCGACGCCTGTGACGGAATCTTCGCGTGTCTGGTCCGCGACAACCGCTTCACCGAGGCGTCGGACGGGCTGGCGACTATCGACACCGACGGCAGCGCCAACGGTGACGACGAACTGACCGCACGATTCGCCGACGAGCGAATTGAAGACGCCCGGCAGGCCGCCCGTGCGTGTCCAGTCGGTGCAATCAACGTGACGGCGGTGGACGATGAGTGA
- a CDS encoding cobalt-precorrin-4/precorrin-4 C(11)-methyltransferase — MTDPQDAIDSETASTIERDPRIGERTAGEMQEGIPFIGAGPGDPGLLTVTGKKLVESADLVVHAGSLVNSELLSKFCADAEQVSSIGKNLEELVPLMRDAHEDGRTVVRLHSGDPAIYGAALEQMDALEHEGVRTYLVPGVTSAFAASATLRTQLTLNGVANHVAFTRPQGKTLDPEEDHIGEFVGMGDVTTCIYLGTHAVGETMDRLLDEGHDPETPVAAVYHASWPDEDIVEGTIATIGEKLEDAGYRASAMVVIGDAARKAGYERSYLYGDWANRGQSEADD; from the coding sequence ATGACTGACCCGCAGGACGCCATCGATTCGGAGACAGCCAGCACGATCGAGCGTGATCCGCGCATCGGCGAGCGAACCGCCGGCGAAATGCAAGAGGGGATTCCGTTCATCGGTGCCGGTCCCGGCGATCCGGGATTGCTCACTGTGACAGGAAAGAAGTTGGTCGAATCAGCTGATTTGGTTGTCCACGCTGGATCGCTGGTCAATAGCGAGCTTCTCTCCAAGTTCTGTGCCGATGCCGAACAGGTATCGAGCATCGGCAAGAATTTGGAGGAACTGGTACCGCTAATGAGAGACGCCCACGAGGACGGACGAACCGTCGTCCGGCTCCACAGCGGGGACCCTGCGATCTACGGCGCGGCGCTCGAACAGATGGACGCACTCGAACACGAGGGAGTTCGGACGTATCTCGTGCCGGGCGTGACCTCAGCGTTCGCAGCGAGTGCGACACTCAGGACCCAACTCACCCTGAACGGCGTGGCGAACCACGTCGCGTTCACCCGGCCGCAGGGGAAAACCTTGGACCCCGAAGAGGACCACATCGGCGAGTTCGTCGGGATGGGCGACGTGACAACCTGCATCTATCTCGGAACCCACGCTGTGGGCGAGACAATGGACCGACTTCTCGACGAGGGCCACGACCCAGAGACGCCCGTAGCCGCCGTCTATCACGCCTCGTGGCCCGACGAAGACATCGTGGAGGGAACGATCGCCACCATCGGCGAGAAACTCGAAGACGCAGGCTACCGTGCCTCCGCGATGGTCGTTATTGGCGATGCCGCGCGGAAAGCGGGCTACGAGCGGTCGTATCTCTACGGCGACTGGGCGAATCGCGGACAAAGCGAGGCGGACGATTGA
- the cbiG gene encoding cobalt-precorrin 5A hydrolase yields MSTDTTDTNTDDTDEESGGHCSTADSDGEVAEEIAIISFERKLDTAHEIEDGIGDGYDRVDIIEYHGDVFEEHWGEYDCFIGLMASGIAMRKTAPLLDSKWDDPAIVVVDEELTWAIPITGGHHGANQVAHDLSTLGAVPAMTTASEAAGKQGVESKAKALDTHVVNGDSTVATNLAVLNDELGPVARLDGPRAVLVDDDVTVLKRNGDEGVVLGTGTVSGVKKEQVLDAWQDSLSALGLDFAAVDFVATGTRKEGEEGMYDAAQEIGAGVVLFEKETLEEFEGPSSSRSKELIGWPGIAEASAIAGGRDHELTREKERFDDAVTVAVGR; encoded by the coding sequence ATGAGCACTGACACAACCGACACAAACACCGACGACACGGACGAGGAATCGGGTGGCCACTGTTCGACCGCGGACTCGGACGGAGAAGTGGCTGAAGAAATCGCTATCATCAGCTTCGAGCGCAAACTCGATACGGCCCACGAAATCGAGGATGGAATTGGCGACGGTTACGACCGCGTGGACATCATCGAGTACCACGGCGACGTTTTCGAGGAACACTGGGGCGAGTACGACTGTTTCATCGGACTGATGGCCTCGGGGATTGCGATGCGTAAAACCGCGCCGCTGCTCGACAGCAAGTGGGACGACCCCGCCATCGTGGTCGTCGACGAGGAACTCACGTGGGCCATTCCCATCACGGGTGGCCATCATGGTGCGAATCAGGTCGCCCACGACCTCTCCACATTGGGTGCTGTTCCCGCAATGACCACTGCGAGCGAGGCCGCGGGCAAGCAGGGCGTCGAGAGCAAGGCGAAAGCCCTCGACACCCACGTCGTCAACGGCGATTCGACCGTGGCGACGAATCTCGCAGTGCTGAACGACGAACTCGGACCTGTCGCCCGCCTTGACGGCCCGCGTGCGGTCCTCGTGGATGACGATGTGACGGTGTTGAAACGCAACGGCGATGAGGGCGTGGTTCTCGGGACGGGTACCGTCTCGGGGGTGAAGAAAGAGCAAGTCCTTGATGCGTGGCAAGATTCCCTTTCCGCCCTCGGACTCGACTTCGCGGCTGTCGATTTCGTTGCCACCGGCACCCGCAAAGAGGGTGAAGAAGGGATGTACGATGCCGCTCAAGAAATCGGTGCCGGTGTCGTGCTCTTCGAAAAGGAAACCTTGGAGGAGTTCGAGGGTCCCTCTTCGTCGCGCTCGAAGGAACTCATCGGCTGGCCAGGAATAGCCGAAGCATCGGCCATCGCTGGCGGGCGCGACCACGAACTCACGCGCGAGAAAGAACGATTCGACGATGCGGTGACGGTGGCGGTGGGACGATGA
- a CDS encoding GHMP family kinase ATP-binding protein, with the protein MKATAQAHPIQGLIKYHGLRDTEYNIPYHDSISICTTPSKTRTTVEFGYRRDSCLVNGAEIDSEGYERATTVLNRIRSLAGIDTSARVVSENTFESNVGLGASASAFAALTLAAATAAKLELSRKELSAVARRGATSAARSITGGFSHLRSDRCDENCVAEPIANSFDEDIRIVVGLVSQYKQTSHAHRETPQSHLFDGRLAYIHGALAEMREAIQNGNFKSTFALAEQDSLSLLAVTMTGPEGWIYWRPETLRLLSLTRRLRENGIPVFFSSDTGATAYLNTTAEHAGKVANEVEALGIESRIWQVGGGAKIADYHLF; encoded by the coding sequence ATGAAAGCGACCGCACAAGCCCATCCGATTCAAGGCTTGATCAAGTATCATGGACTTAGAGATACCGAATACAATATCCCATATCATGACTCTATCTCTATTTGCACAACTCCATCGAAAACGCGCACCACTGTGGAATTCGGGTATAGAAGAGATTCCTGTCTCGTGAATGGCGCTGAAATCGACAGTGAGGGTTATGAACGAGCAACGACGGTCCTCAACCGGATTCGGAGTCTTGCAGGTATAGATACGTCTGCCCGGGTAGTATCCGAGAATACCTTTGAGTCAAATGTGGGTCTCGGTGCTTCAGCGTCCGCGTTTGCAGCACTTACGCTTGCAGCGGCGACAGCTGCGAAGCTAGAACTGTCCCGTAAAGAACTCTCTGCGGTAGCGCGGCGCGGTGCAACATCAGCAGCACGAAGCATAACGGGTGGATTCTCACACCTCCGATCGGATCGATGTGATGAAAACTGTGTCGCAGAGCCGATAGCGAACTCGTTTGACGAAGATATTCGGATTGTAGTGGGACTGGTATCACAGTATAAGCAGACCTCGCATGCACACAGGGAAACACCACAATCTCACCTTTTCGATGGGCGACTCGCGTATATACATGGCGCCTTAGCAGAGATGCGCGAAGCAATCCAAAATGGGAATTTTAAATCGACGTTCGCGCTCGCTGAACAAGACTCACTGAGCCTTCTCGCGGTAACAATGACCGGTCCTGAAGGCTGGATTTATTGGCGACCAGAAACCCTCCGTCTACTCTCATTAACACGTCGCCTGCGCGAAAACGGCATTCCAGTCTTTTTCTCATCAGACACGGGAGCAACCGCGTATCTCAACACAACCGCCGAGCACGCTGGGAAAGTTGCCAACGAAGTTGAAGCGCTAGGTATCGAATCTCGTATCTGGCAAGTTGGAGGAGGCGCTAAGATTGCTGATTACCATTTATTTTGA
- a CDS encoding cobalt-factor II C(20)-methyltransferase, producing the protein MTLHGVGLGPGEADLVTVRGKRILESAAVVYSPGRLSRSVATEHVPKARIGNLDFPMTRDEDELRRAWKKAAEEIAPRAHEETVAFVTLGDPNVYSTFGHLRRTLSAFHPAVDIEIVPGVSAVTAFTTALGIEIASGADIALHEAARGAAPTGPDRMVLFKVTDVPATHESLVAAGYDIVYGRRLYMEQGETIVTDDPAALADRDYYTLAYAEKRDLDVEPATATFETATTEPTSDGKATKTDGGSTSKGNRELTDETPSEVARIERAEGELCGDEVSGVSR; encoded by the coding sequence ATGACTCTCCACGGTGTCGGACTCGGTCCCGGTGAAGCCGATCTCGTGACCGTTCGGGGAAAGCGGATTCTCGAATCGGCCGCGGTCGTGTACTCGCCCGGACGCCTCTCCCGGTCGGTTGCAACCGAACACGTTCCCAAAGCGCGCATCGGCAATCTTGACTTTCCCATGACTCGCGATGAGGACGAACTCCGACGAGCGTGGAAGAAGGCTGCCGAAGAGATCGCACCGCGTGCGCACGAGGAGACCGTCGCCTTCGTCACATTGGGCGACCCAAACGTCTATTCGACGTTCGGCCACCTCCGGCGAACGCTGTCGGCATTTCATCCAGCCGTCGACATCGAAATCGTACCCGGCGTGAGTGCTGTCACGGCCTTCACCACCGCACTCGGCATCGAAATCGCGTCGGGAGCCGATATCGCGCTCCACGAAGCCGCCCGCGGCGCGGCCCCCACGGGTCCGGACCGGATGGTGCTGTTCAAAGTCACCGACGTACCTGCGACGCACGAGTCTCTCGTGGCGGCGGGTTACGACATCGTGTACGGCCGCCGGCTCTACATGGAGCAGGGTGAGACCATCGTGACCGACGACCCCGCGGCGCTGGCTGACCGGGATTACTATACGCTGGCGTATGCCGAAAAACGCGACCTCGATGTAGAACCCGCCACCGCGACGTTCGAGACCGCAACGACTGAACCCACCTCAGATGGCAAAGCGACGAAGACGGATGGCGGGTCCACATCCAAAGGAAATCGAGAGCTAACCGACGAGACGCCGAGCGAGGTCGCACGAATCGAACGCGCCGAGGGTGAGCTCTGTGGCGACGAGGTTTCGGGAGTCTCGCGATGA
- a CDS encoding precorrin-3B C(17)-methyltransferase, translated as MTSESTQGMGTLYVVGIGPGLPHVMTQRAKDIVSTADCVIASNLYQEFLRQDGTIPSEDAVTDGGMAVHPDGTEQEIVRSSMGQQVELAREAFERVRNGEDVAHVSGGDPNVYGKSDLLFTMAEAEDANDVPIEIVPGVTAALGGAANLGAPLSNDFCTISLSDKWRGWDEIEEKLRAAAISEFVIVLYNCWRDYERAIDVLREERDDDVPIGIFNDAGRGDAGRNLDDETHTITTLGDANDHDDEVGGMGTSILVGTHETNVWENDHRQYLVTPRGGRDVEDF; from the coding sequence ATGACGAGCGAATCAACCCAGGGGATGGGTACACTCTATGTCGTCGGCATAGGGCCGGGACTGCCCCATGTGATGACCCAGCGCGCGAAGGACATCGTCTCGACGGCCGACTGTGTGATCGCATCGAACCTCTATCAGGAATTCCTGCGCCAAGACGGTACCATTCCATCCGAAGATGCCGTTACCGACGGCGGGATGGCGGTTCATCCCGATGGAACCGAACAGGAAATCGTCCGGTCCTCAATGGGCCAACAGGTCGAACTCGCTCGTGAGGCGTTCGAGCGGGTTCGGAACGGCGAGGACGTCGCCCATGTCTCGGGCGGCGATCCGAACGTCTATGGAAAATCCGACTTGCTGTTCACGATGGCCGAGGCCGAGGACGCCAACGACGTTCCCATCGAAATCGTGCCAGGCGTGACGGCGGCTTTGGGTGGTGCAGCGAACCTCGGTGCGCCGCTCAGCAACGACTTCTGCACGATTTCGCTCTCGGACAAGTGGCGCGGCTGGGACGAAATTGAGGAGAAATTGCGTGCAGCGGCCATCTCTGAGTTCGTTATCGTCCTCTATAATTGCTGGCGGGATTACGAGCGTGCCATCGATGTACTCCGCGAGGAGCGCGACGACGACGTTCCCATCGGGATTTTCAATGATGCCGGACGCGGTGATGCGGGCCGGAATCTGGACGACGAGACCCACACCATCACCACCCTCGGCGACGCCAACGATCACGACGACGAGGTCGGCGGGATGGGGACTTCCATCCTCGTCGGCACTCACGAGACAAATGTCTGGGAAAACGACCACCGGCAGTACCTCGTCACCCCGCGTGGCGGACGTGACGTGGAGGACTTCTAA